Below is a genomic region from Mesorhizobium sp..
TTCGGATCCGCAATCCGGATACCGGCCGGAGCTTTCGGCCGGCATCTCGTTTTCAATGAACAGAGGCCACGCCCTTCTTAAACGTATCCAGAACGGCCTGACCGCCTTCGGTTTCGGCGACCCAACCTGCCACGACGCCGGAAATCGCCCCCTCCCAAGCCGAATAGGTCGCATCGTCAAGTGTGGCCAATCGGTGATTTCCATCCTTCAGGATGGTCTGCTTGAACCGTTCACTCGACTGGTCATACCAAGCGCCGATATGAACGGCCAGCGACACGTCACCGTCGGTTCGCCGCAACAACGCTTGCTGCTCGGCGGACAAGCCATCCCAGACGTCCTTATTGAAGAGAAGGCTCACTGGCAGCTGACCGAGCGGCACTTCCAGGTGATGGTTCACCACGTCCTGAAGTTTGAAAAGGAAGACCCCCGGCCAGCCGGTGATAATCCCGTCGACCACGCCTTGCGAGATCGCCTGATAGGCTTCGGTGACCGGCATGGAAATGCCGCTAGCCCCGACCGCGGCGGCAATGCCGGCCCCGGCCTTATCCGCGACGCGCAGCTTCAAGCCGGCCGCTTGCTGCAACGGGCCGGCCTCCTGCTTCGTGTGGAGACCGTTAGTGGAACTCGCCGCCAGGGATCCCACGGCGACGTTCGCATATTCGCTGTCAAGCATGCCTGCGTCCAGCAGCGCATTCAGCCCTGCGGTTGCTTCCTGTGCGGATTTGGCGACAA
It encodes:
- the dctP gene encoding TRAP transporter substrate-binding protein DctP — encoded protein: MKSLMNAAVLVPMLAGLLAAGQADAQTTIRFATTLPDNNAVVTQLLQPWADYVNANSKGELVIELVNGGTVANGANVLDRIADGVVDGGWVLPGYTGKPFPRTLLVGLPFVAKSAQEATAGLNALLDAGMLDSEYANVAVGSLAASSTNGLHTKQEAGPLQQAAGLKLRVADKAGAGIAAAVGASGISMPVTEAYQAISQGVVDGIITGWPGVFLFKLQDVVNHHLEVPLGQLPVSLLFNKDVWDGLSAEQQALLRRTDGDVSLAVHIGAWYDQSSERFKQTILKDGNHRLATLDDATYSAWEGAISGVVAGWVAETEGGQAVLDTFKKGVASVH